From Skermanella sp. TT6, a single genomic window includes:
- the wecB gene encoding non-hydrolyzing UDP-N-acetylglucosamine 2-epimerase, translated as MAPVISALDGAPDVHSLVCVTGQHRSMLDQVLALFRIVPDHDLDIMKPGQTLADITTAVLTGLSRLLEEVRPDRVLVHGDTTTAMAATLAAFYARIPVAHVEAGLRTGDLRQPWPEEMNRKVIDSMADLLFAPTASSRDNLLREGLGNRRILVTGNTVIDALLHTVGRLRGDADLTREMDARFPFLSGGKRVILVTAHRRESFGGGFERICHALARLADRGDTDVVYPVHLNPNVREPVMRLLGDRPGVHLIEPQDYLPFVHLMERSTLIVTDSGGLQEEAPSLGKPVLVMRDVTERPEAVEAGTVRLVGTDIDRIVGAASRLLDDERAYAEARRAHNPYGDGLAAERILKELTRAA; from the coding sequence ATGGCCCCGGTCATCAGCGCGCTCGACGGGGCTCCCGATGTCCACAGCCTGGTCTGCGTCACCGGGCAGCACCGGAGCATGCTCGACCAGGTGCTGGCCCTGTTCCGGATCGTGCCGGACCACGACCTCGACATCATGAAGCCCGGCCAGACCCTGGCCGACATCACCACGGCGGTGCTGACCGGCCTGTCCCGCCTGCTGGAGGAGGTCAGGCCCGACCGGGTGCTGGTCCACGGCGACACCACCACCGCGATGGCCGCGACGCTGGCCGCCTTCTACGCCCGCATCCCCGTGGCCCATGTGGAGGCGGGGCTTCGCACCGGCGATCTCCGACAGCCCTGGCCGGAGGAGATGAACCGCAAGGTCATCGACAGCATGGCCGACCTGCTGTTCGCGCCCACGGCCAGCTCCCGCGACAACCTGCTGCGCGAGGGGCTGGGGAACCGCCGCATCCTGGTCACCGGAAACACGGTGATCGACGCGCTGCTTCACACCGTCGGGCGCCTGCGCGGCGATGCCGATCTCACGCGCGAGATGGACGCGCGCTTTCCCTTCCTGTCCGGGGGCAAGCGGGTGATCCTGGTCACCGCGCACCGGCGCGAGAGCTTCGGCGGCGGCTTCGAGCGGATCTGCCACGCCCTGGCACGGCTTGCCGACCGGGGCGACACGGATGTGGTCTATCCGGTCCATCTCAACCCCAACGTCCGCGAGCCGGTGATGCGGCTGCTGGGCGACCGTCCGGGGGTCCACCTGATCGAGCCCCAGGACTACCTTCCCTTCGTCCACCTGATGGAACGCTCGACGCTGATCGTGACCGACAGCGGCGGCCTCCAGGAGGAGGCGCCCTCCCTGGGCAAGCCGGTGCTGGTGATGCGCGACGTGACCGAGCGGCCGGAAGCGGTCGAGGCCGGCACGGTCCGGCTGGTCGGAACCGACATCGACCGTATCGTCGGCGCCGCCTCACGCCTGCTCGACGACGAGCGGGCCTATGCCGAGGCCCGGCGGGCCCACAATCCCTACGGCGACGGCCTTGCCGCCGAGCGCATCCTCAAGGAGCTGACCCGTGCAGCATAA
- a CDS encoding DUF2948 family protein has product MTAPMKLRAEDQEDLQVISGILQDAIVPIGEMCFLPEESRFVMVANRFKWESAVEAPASGQADIPVDASYDGDDGDDITVPFERTNCGICFDGVTAVKTKGIDLHERRQMLALLALEGMDSGVALHFSGGACIKLEAAGWVCRLQDIGEPWPTTRRPAHPVD; this is encoded by the coding sequence ATGACTGCCCCGATGAAGCTTCGAGCGGAGGATCAGGAAGACCTCCAGGTCATTTCCGGAATACTCCAGGACGCCATCGTGCCGATCGGCGAAATGTGCTTCCTTCCGGAAGAGAGCCGCTTCGTCATGGTCGCCAACCGCTTCAAGTGGGAGAGCGCGGTCGAGGCCCCTGCGTCCGGCCAGGCCGACATCCCGGTGGACGCCAGCTATGACGGCGACGACGGCGACGACATCACGGTCCCGTTCGAGCGGACCAACTGCGGCATCTGTTTCGACGGCGTGACCGCGGTGAAGACCAAGGGCATCGACCTGCACGAGCGCCGCCAGATGCTGGCCCTGCTGGCGCTGGAAGGCATGGACAGCGGCGTCGCCCTGCATTTCTCCGGCGGCGCCTGCATTAAGCTGGAAGCCGCCGGCTGGGTCTGCCGGCTCCAGGATATCGGCGAGCCCTGGCCGACGACCCGCCGTCCCGCTCACCCGGTGGACTGA
- the murA gene encoding UDP-N-acetylglucosamine 1-carboxyvinyltransferase produces the protein MDKIRIRGGRPLRGSLAVGGAKNAALPLMTASLLTDETLTLAQLPHLADITTLANLLAQHGVVFGMDGSAPQDGAAGRVIELTTREITSTTAPYDLVRKMRASVLVLGPLVARCGVAKVSLPGGCAIGARPVDLHIKGLVEMGAQIELEGGYILASAPNGLHGARIVFPTVSVGATENLLMAASLAKGETVLVNAAREPEVTDLARCLIAMGAEIEGLGTDTLRIQGKDRLHGAYHTIVPDRIETGTYAMAAAITGGDLELINGRLEHLQSVTKVLGGAGISFTETERGFRVARANGVMTGVDVMTEPFPGFPTDLQAQMMALMCVADGAAMITETIFENRFMHAPELARMGAKITVHGASALIRGVPRLTGAPVMATDLRASVSLVLAGLAADGETEVNRVYHLDRGYERLEEKLSACGADIERVKAG, from the coding sequence ATGGACAAGATCCGGATTCGCGGCGGCCGGCCGTTGCGCGGCAGCCTGGCGGTCGGCGGCGCGAAGAACGCGGCGCTGCCCCTGATGACGGCCAGCCTTCTGACCGACGAGACCCTCACGCTCGCCCAGCTTCCCCACCTGGCCGATATCACCACCCTGGCGAACCTGCTGGCCCAGCACGGCGTCGTCTTCGGCATGGACGGCTCCGCTCCCCAGGACGGCGCCGCCGGCCGCGTGATCGAGCTGACCACGCGGGAGATCACCAGCACCACGGCCCCCTATGACCTGGTCCGCAAGATGCGCGCCAGCGTGCTGGTGCTGGGGCCGCTGGTCGCCCGCTGCGGCGTCGCCAAGGTGTCGCTGCCCGGCGGCTGCGCGATCGGTGCCCGGCCGGTCGACCTGCATATCAAGGGCCTCGTCGAGATGGGCGCCCAGATCGAGCTGGAGGGCGGCTACATCCTGGCCTCCGCCCCCAACGGCCTGCACGGCGCCCGGATCGTCTTCCCCACGGTATCGGTCGGGGCGACCGAGAACCTTCTGATGGCCGCCTCGCTCGCCAAGGGCGAGACCGTGCTGGTCAACGCCGCCCGCGAGCCGGAGGTGACCGACCTCGCCCGCTGCCTGATCGCCATGGGCGCCGAGATCGAGGGGCTGGGCACCGACACGCTGCGCATCCAGGGCAAGGACCGGCTGCACGGCGCCTACCACACCATCGTCCCCGACCGGATCGAGACCGGCACCTACGCCATGGCCGCCGCGATCACCGGCGGCGACCTGGAGCTGATCAACGGCCGGCTGGAGCATCTCCAGTCCGTGACCAAGGTGCTGGGCGGCGCCGGCATCTCCTTCACCGAGACGGAGCGCGGCTTCCGCGTGGCGCGGGCCAACGGCGTCATGACCGGCGTCGACGTCATGACCGAGCCGTTTCCCGGCTTCCCGACCGACCTCCAGGCCCAGATGATGGCCCTGATGTGCGTCGCCGACGGCGCCGCCATGATCACCGAGACGATCTTCGAGAACCGCTTCATGCACGCGCCGGAGCTGGCGCGCATGGGCGCCAAGATCACCGTCCACGGCGCCTCCGCCCTGATCCGCGGCGTGCCGCGGCTGACCGGCGCGCCGGTCATGGCGACCGACCTGCGCGCGTCCGTCTCGCTGGTCCTGGCCGGCCTCGCCGCCGACGGCGAGACCGAGGTCAACCGGGTCTACCACCTGGACCGCGGCTATGAACGGCTGGAGGAGAAGCTGTCGGCCTGCGGCGCTGATATCGAGAGGGTGAAGGCGGGCTGA
- a CDS encoding lytic transglycosylase domain-containing protein has protein sequence MVLLLGGLVSGCASTGQTGVSGPAALEPIQVAALAPAPVLPPDPKDPWRDLIAEAAERFDVPEQWIRAVMHRESGGRATVNGRPITSPAGAIGLMQVMPATYAELSERHGLGPSPTDPRDNIMAGTAYIREMYDQFGSPGFLAAYNCGPACYTAVQAGRQRLPRETRQYMAALAPVVGRTAPRGTDGVPAVLVAAADRPKPVPSAKPAQPVREAVQVAAAPEPVRVETVRAAVAQAPVIQAPVIQAPVIQPAGYDVAGIDEEDDDAPRLSARPSRRESEARVVMRFTPMGGVDACGSLRGVSDACAPLDDAGRS, from the coding sequence ATGGTACTCCTTTTGGGAGGGCTTGTCTCGGGTTGCGCGAGCACCGGCCAGACCGGGGTTTCCGGGCCGGCGGCGCTGGAGCCGATCCAGGTCGCGGCGCTCGCCCCGGCGCCGGTCCTGCCGCCCGATCCCAAGGATCCCTGGCGCGACCTGATCGCCGAGGCGGCCGAGCGGTTCGACGTTCCGGAACAGTGGATCAGGGCGGTCATGCACCGCGAGAGCGGCGGGCGCGCCACCGTCAACGGCCGGCCCATCACCAGTCCGGCCGGCGCCATCGGCCTGATGCAGGTCATGCCGGCGACCTATGCGGAGCTGAGCGAGCGCCATGGCCTGGGCCCGTCCCCGACCGATCCGCGCGACAACATCATGGCCGGCACCGCCTATATCCGCGAGATGTACGATCAGTTCGGCAGCCCCGGCTTCCTGGCCGCCTACAATTGCGGACCCGCCTGCTACACCGCGGTCCAGGCCGGCCGCCAGCGGCTGCCGCGCGAGACGCGCCAATACATGGCGGCCCTGGCCCCGGTGGTCGGTCGGACCGCGCCGCGCGGCACCGACGGCGTGCCGGCGGTCCTGGTCGCCGCCGCCGACCGTCCGAAGCCCGTTCCCTCGGCCAAGCCGGCGCAGCCGGTGCGCGAGGCCGTCCAGGTCGCGGCCGCTCCGGAGCCGGTGCGCGTCGAGACCGTCCGCGCGGCGGTCGCGCAAGCCCCGGTTATCCAGGCCCCCGTCATCCAGGCTCCCGTCATCCAGCCCGCCGGCTACGACGTCGCCGGCATCGACGAGGAGGACGACGACGCTCCGCGGCTCTCCGCGCGTCCGTCGCGCCGGGAGAGCGAGGCCAGGGTGGTGATGCGCTTCACCCCCATGGGCGGCGTGGATGCCTGCGGCAGCCTGCGCGGCGTTTCCGACGCCTGCGCGCCGCTCGACGACGCTGGCCGTTCCTGA
- the dapB gene encoding 4-hydroxy-tetrahydrodipicolinate reductase codes for MKIGVVGCSGRMGQMLVRRILATDGCSLAGGTDRPGSDAIGKDIGTLAGLDPIGMPATDDPVQLFADADAVIDFTSPEATERHAALAAQAKTVHVVGTTGLNPAQTEALRKAAQHTRIVHAPNMSLGVNLLMVLVEQVARTLGPDFDIEILEMHHRHKVDAPSGTSLGLGRAAAAGRGVDLDAVSARVRDGHTGERRRGDIGFAVMRGGDVVGDHSVVFAGEGERIELGHRANDRRIYAVGAVRAALWAHGQPPGLYSMRDVLGLG; via the coding sequence ATGAAGATCGGTGTGGTTGGCTGTTCCGGGCGCATGGGCCAGATGCTGGTGCGCCGGATCCTGGCGACGGACGGATGCAGCCTTGCCGGCGGGACCGACCGGCCGGGAAGCGATGCGATCGGTAAGGACATCGGAACGCTGGCGGGACTCGATCCCATCGGCATGCCGGCGACCGACGATCCCGTCCAGCTCTTCGCCGATGCCGACGCGGTGATCGACTTCACCAGCCCGGAGGCGACCGAGCGGCACGCCGCCCTGGCGGCCCAGGCCAAGACGGTCCATGTCGTCGGCACCACCGGCCTCAATCCCGCCCAGACCGAGGCGCTGCGCAAGGCCGCGCAGCACACCAGGATCGTCCATGCGCCCAACATGAGCCTGGGCGTCAACCTGCTGATGGTGCTGGTCGAGCAGGTGGCGCGGACGCTGGGGCCGGACTTCGACATCGAGATCCTGGAGATGCACCACCGCCACAAGGTGGATGCGCCGTCGGGCACTTCGCTGGGCCTGGGACGGGCCGCCGCGGCGGGGCGGGGCGTCGACCTGGACGCGGTCTCGGCGCGCGTGCGCGACGGCCACACCGGCGAGCGGCGCCGCGGCGACATCGGCTTCGCCGTGATGCGCGGGGGCGACGTGGTCGGCGACCACAGCGTCGTCTTCGCGGGGGAGGGGGAGCGGATCGAGCTCGGCCACCGGGCCAACGACCGCCGGATCTACGCGGTCGGGGCCGTCCGCGCGGCGCTCTGGGCCCATGGCCAGCCGCCCGGCCTCTATTCCATGCGAGACGTCCTCGGGCTCGGCTGA
- a CDS encoding HipA domain-containing protein, translating into MARVLSVLLDDLPVGRLTLGATDGSDMHHKNWSLIYPDGLNAALSPAYDLVSTIQYHPDDTLALNLGGSKRWEDVTGESFRRMARKAGIEEGLMAGWVDQARTAILDAWQKSRTDFGYNAQARENIERHLARVPLLGR; encoded by the coding sequence ATGGCCAGGGTTCTCAGCGTTCTGCTCGACGACCTGCCCGTCGGCCGGCTCACGCTCGGCGCCACCGACGGCAGCGATATGCACCATAAGAACTGGAGTCTGATCTATCCAGATGGCCTCAATGCAGCGCTTTCTCCCGCCTATGATCTGGTCTCCACCATCCAGTATCACCCGGATGACACGCTGGCGCTGAATCTCGGGGGATCGAAACGATGGGAGGACGTGACCGGGGAATCATTCCGGCGCATGGCTCGGAAAGCCGGCATCGAGGAAGGCCTCATGGCCGGTTGGGTGGACCAAGCCCGGACCGCTATCCTGGATGCTTGGCAGAAAAGCAGGACCGATTTCGGATACAACGCGCAGGCGCGGGAAAACATCGAGCGCCATTTGGCGCGAGTGCCCCTGTTGGGCCGGTGA
- a CDS encoding PP2C family serine/threonine-protein phosphatase translates to MWKASRVGLSSDMPRLIIRSAFASVTGRQHEASGTPCQDAALLHRLGRSGVIAAVADGAGSARHAEIGASVAVSAATHVLATLKSNVFALDEPKAVLNQIQEALTAKACEIGCEVRDLACTLMAVLVMKCEDDFGWAAFHIGDGVIAAEMDGQLQVLSRPENGEFGNSTYFLTDAGASTRFRAYKGQSKAVAFALMTDGAAESLYHRASGRLAPAVGTLVGWSRSLHPQTYKSALNKNMRNVISIKTGDDATLAIVSLGIKGA, encoded by the coding sequence ATGTGGAAGGCATCAAGGGTTGGGCTGAGCTCTGATATGCCTCGTTTAATTATCCGCAGCGCCTTTGCTTCCGTAACCGGGCGCCAACACGAGGCGTCCGGTACTCCTTGTCAGGACGCCGCTCTCCTACATCGGCTAGGTCGGTCCGGAGTCATTGCGGCCGTCGCCGACGGTGCCGGAAGTGCCAGACATGCCGAGATCGGCGCAAGTGTCGCTGTTTCTGCCGCAACTCATGTTTTGGCGACTTTGAAGTCGAACGTCTTCGCGCTCGATGAACCAAAAGCCGTTTTGAACCAGATTCAAGAAGCACTGACGGCTAAGGCCTGTGAGATCGGCTGTGAGGTCCGCGACTTGGCTTGCACGCTAATGGCGGTTCTCGTGATGAAGTGCGAGGACGATTTCGGATGGGCTGCTTTCCATATCGGCGATGGTGTGATCGCAGCAGAGATGGACGGACAGTTGCAGGTTCTGAGTCGTCCTGAAAACGGTGAGTTCGGGAATTCCACGTACTTCCTCACCGACGCTGGAGCCTCGACGCGATTTCGTGCCTATAAGGGGCAGAGCAAAGCGGTGGCCTTCGCCTTGATGACCGATGGCGCGGCCGAGAGCCTCTATCATCGCGCTAGCGGTCGGCTGGCGCCCGCAGTCGGCACCTTGGTCGGCTGGTCGAGGTCCCTGCACCCCCAGACATATAAAAGCGCGCTCAATAAGAACATGCGGAACGTTATAAGCATAAAGACAGGGGATGATGCAACCCTGGCGATCGTCAGTCTCGGCATTAAGGGTGCCTAA
- a CDS encoding vWA domain-containing protein, with protein sequence MASTDLVLSHHELIENPTARVPICLVLDASPSMEETHYGDRQTPIEALNIGVQAFYEDISKDEMARYAADIAIVTFSDVSRIDTDFGSVERGAPMVSIHGGGGTSIGSGVELALDILERRKKQYKETGVDYYQPWLVLMTDGAPTDQTHHGAGRKVSDMVRQKKLIIFPIGVGSKADMQTLELFSPTRPPLRLQGLCFAEFFKWLSSSVAATSRSTPGEAVKLDVEGIKGWAEL encoded by the coding sequence ATGGCAAGCACCGATCTTGTTCTGAGCCATCACGAGCTAATCGAGAACCCGACGGCCCGCGTTCCCATCTGCTTGGTCCTGGACGCCAGCCCGTCTATGGAAGAAACGCACTACGGTGACAGGCAGACTCCAATCGAGGCACTGAACATCGGCGTACAGGCATTCTACGAAGATATCTCGAAGGACGAAATGGCCCGATATGCGGCCGACATCGCGATCGTCACGTTTTCAGACGTATCGCGGATAGATACTGATTTCGGGTCGGTGGAACGTGGTGCACCGATGGTGTCTATCCACGGCGGCGGCGGCACGTCAATTGGCAGCGGAGTCGAACTGGCGCTCGACATCTTGGAGCGCCGGAAGAAGCAATACAAGGAAACGGGCGTAGACTACTATCAACCCTGGCTCGTCCTGATGACCGACGGTGCCCCTACGGACCAAACGCACCACGGGGCTGGCAGGAAGGTTTCAGATATGGTGAGGCAAAAGAAGCTCATCATTTTTCCGATCGGAGTTGGATCAAAGGCGGACATGCAGACGCTGGAACTCTTCAGTCCGACCCGGCCGCCCTTACGGTTGCAAGGCCTGTGTTTCGCGGAGTTCTTCAAATGGCTCTCGAGTAGTGTGGCGGCCACCTCCAGGTCTACCCCTGGCGAGGCGGTGAAGCTCGATGTGGAAGGCATCAAGGGTTGGGCTGAGCTCTGA
- a CDS encoding IS1595 family transposase produces MKLTDFQMVFPDDEACLAFLEETVWPKGRFCPECGCVDTIAMKGKAAERRLYHCRGCRGQFTATSQTWLHSRKLPLVKYFEIIYYDANSSFGMASTRIAEWTGVSQKSVWKILTAFRQLQGFWLSVREKLSNVVELDGKYVGGKPRKTKDQDGKPVKHKRGKGTKKQPVFIAVERDGEARATVVPDDTHDTIQAIVAAQIDASAHLMSDEDQVYAKIGKSFAAHSSVCHGASEFARDDVHNNTAECFNSWIEHMRDVHFFVSKQHMQRYVNDVMTRWNLRVTVEKQVTRKGERVRKVTRERMPLLDKLRVIFGHAVGCNVRRDRKTGGVAII; encoded by the coding sequence ATGAAACTGACCGACTTCCAAATGGTATTCCCGGATGATGAGGCATGCTTGGCATTCCTCGAAGAAACCGTCTGGCCGAAGGGCAGGTTCTGCCCGGAGTGCGGCTGCGTCGATACCATAGCGATGAAAGGGAAGGCCGCCGAGCGGCGGCTCTATCATTGCCGGGGATGCCGAGGTCAGTTCACCGCGACGAGCCAGACTTGGCTTCACAGCCGGAAGCTTCCGCTGGTCAAGTACTTCGAGATCATCTACTACGACGCCAATTCGAGCTTCGGTATGGCGTCCACCCGGATCGCCGAATGGACCGGCGTCAGCCAGAAATCCGTGTGGAAGATCCTCACGGCGTTCCGCCAACTCCAGGGTTTCTGGCTCAGTGTGCGAGAGAAACTCTCCAATGTCGTGGAACTCGACGGCAAGTACGTCGGCGGCAAGCCCCGTAAGACCAAGGACCAGGATGGGAAACCGGTGAAGCACAAGCGGGGCAAGGGTACGAAGAAGCAGCCGGTCTTCATCGCGGTGGAGCGGGACGGCGAGGCACGGGCAACCGTGGTGCCCGACGATACCCATGACACCATCCAGGCCATCGTCGCCGCTCAGATCGACGCCTCGGCCCACCTGATGTCGGACGAGGATCAGGTCTACGCGAAGATCGGCAAGTCCTTCGCCGCCCACTCGTCGGTCTGCCACGGTGCATCGGAGTTCGCCCGCGACGACGTGCATAACAACACCGCCGAGTGCTTCAATTCGTGGATTGAACACATGCGTGATGTGCATTTCTTCGTGTCGAAGCAGCACATGCAGCGGTACGTCAACGACGTGATGACCCGGTGGAACCTTCGGGTCACCGTGGAGAAGCAGGTCACCCGCAAGGGCGAGCGGGTCCGCAAGGTCACCAGGGAGAGGATGCCCCTGCTGGACAAACTCCGCGTCATCTTCGGCCATGCCGTGGGATGCAACGTGCGACGTGACCGCAAGACTGGTGGCGTTGCCATCATCTGA
- a CDS encoding DNA-methyltransferase, protein MGKKWDYDVPSVAIWQECLRVLKPGGHLLSFSGTRTYHRLVVNVEDAGFDIRDQIGWLYGSGFPKSHNLKDEWAGWGTALKPAWEPCVLARKPFGGTVAKNVATHGTGAINIDECRVPTEDNTTRFCNAGTGNHKNWRTGNHAGVHGGHASGRWPANVIHDGSDEVLGAFSVFGDQSGTPARFFYNAKASKQDRAGSEHPTVKPVALMQYLVKLVTPVGGTVLDPFAGSGTTGEAAVEAGMNVILIEREAEYVEDISRRLMSSVAD, encoded by the coding sequence ATGGGGAAGAAATGGGACTACGATGTCCCCTCGGTGGCGATCTGGCAGGAATGTCTGCGGGTACTGAAGCCGGGCGGACACCTGCTGTCGTTCTCCGGCACCCGCACTTACCACCGGCTGGTCGTTAACGTCGAAGATGCTGGTTTCGATATTCGAGATCAGATCGGCTGGCTGTATGGAAGCGGGTTTCCCAAGTCACACAACTTAAAGGACGAATGGGCGGGTTGGGGAACGGCCTTGAAACCCGCGTGGGAACCCTGCGTCCTGGCCCGCAAACCCTTTGGCGGGACGGTCGCCAAAAATGTGGCGACACATGGAACTGGAGCGATAAACATAGATGAATGCCGTGTGCCGACAGAGGACAACACGACACGCTTCTGTAATGCGGGTACTGGAAATCACAAAAACTGGCGTACAGGTAATCATGCCGGAGTGCACGGTGGTCATGCTTCCGGTCGCTGGCCTGCCAACGTTATCCATGATGGCAGTGATGAAGTCCTGGGGGCGTTCTCTGTCTTCGGCGACCAAAGCGGCACGCCCGCCCGCTTCTTTTACAACGCCAAGGCATCGAAGCAGGATCGGGCCGGATCGGAGCACCCCACGGTCAAGCCGGTCGCCCTGATGCAGTATTTGGTCAAATTGGTGACACCCGTGGGCGGGACGGTTCTCGACCCCTTCGCAGGCAGCGGCACCACCGGAGAGGCTGCGGTGGAAGCGGGCATGAACGTCATTCTGATCGAGCGTGAAGCCGAGTACGTCGAGGACATCAGTCGTCGGTTGATGTCGTCCGTCGCCGATTGA